One Ethanoligenens harbinense YUAN-3 genomic window carries:
- a CDS encoding response regulator, which yields MGKRIMVVDDAAFMRMMLKNILTKGGYEIADEAQDGQQAVEKYAGASPDLVIMDITMPNLDGIGALKAIKKIDPGAKIIMCSAMGQEAMVVEAIKEGAMDFIVKPFQADRLLAAISRVLPE from the coding sequence GTGGGAAAAAGAATCATGGTCGTCGACGACGCCGCTTTTATGCGCATGATGCTCAAAAACATCCTGACCAAAGGCGGCTATGAGATCGCCGACGAAGCGCAGGATGGGCAGCAGGCTGTGGAAAAATACGCGGGCGCCTCGCCGGATCTGGTCATCATGGATATCACCATGCCCAATCTGGACGGAATCGGCGCGCTCAAAGCCATCAAGAAAATAGATCCGGGCGCGAAGATCATCATGTGCTCGGCTATGGGGCAGGAAGCAATGGTGGTGGAAGCCATCAAGGAAGGCGCCATGGATTTCATCGTCAAACCGTTCCAGGCGGACAGGCTGCTTGCCGCCATCTCCCGCGTGCTGCCGGAATAA
- the fliY gene encoding flagellar motor switch phosphatase FliY, whose protein sequence is MSQNEGFVLTQDEKDILGEISNISMGSAATALSNILGQKVVITSPHVEKGSRQAIEDLEKIPSIGVIISYTEGVIGENFLIMRSADAAQIVNLLMGGDVESEEFGEIQISAIAEVMNQMMGGSATALSGFIGRTVNISPPSAFVLTEENKEEKLAFIYSQADQVVFVKFRFFVENMFESEIFMVMTRDFQRELVQAMLDKMGISNLSEMSGSAPEPPAAPQSEPPAPEPAAPPVSVAPAAPAAATAPVSAPTAPAASAAPAAARQEAAAAATAVRPAVLPQFAPQPVLSHEEQNNFELIQEVPLDLSVEVGRSRKLVREILDFAVGSIIELDKQAGDPVDIIVNGQLIAQGEVVVIDENFGVRITEIIGKQSKA, encoded by the coding sequence ATGAGTCAAAATGAAGGCTTTGTCCTGACACAGGATGAGAAAGACATACTCGGCGAAATCAGCAACATCAGCATGGGCTCTGCGGCAACGGCGCTGTCCAATATCCTGGGTCAAAAGGTGGTCATCACGTCGCCGCATGTGGAAAAAGGCTCCCGCCAGGCCATAGAAGATCTGGAGAAGATCCCGTCCATCGGCGTCATCATTTCCTACACCGAGGGCGTGATCGGTGAAAACTTCCTGATTATGCGCTCTGCGGACGCGGCCCAGATCGTCAACCTGCTGATGGGCGGCGACGTGGAGAGCGAGGAGTTCGGCGAGATCCAGATCAGCGCCATCGCCGAGGTGATGAACCAGATGATGGGCGGCTCCGCCACCGCGCTTTCGGGCTTCATAGGCCGCACGGTCAATATCTCGCCGCCGTCCGCCTTTGTCCTCACGGAGGAAAACAAGGAAGAAAAGCTGGCGTTTATATACAGCCAGGCCGACCAGGTCGTCTTCGTCAAGTTCCGGTTCTTTGTGGAAAATATGTTTGAAAGCGAGATCTTCATGGTGATGACTCGCGATTTTCAACGGGAGCTTGTGCAGGCGATGCTCGACAAAATGGGCATTTCCAATCTTTCGGAAATGTCGGGGTCTGCGCCGGAACCGCCGGCCGCGCCGCAGTCGGAGCCGCCGGCCCCTGAACCCGCCGCGCCGCCCGTATCCGTCGCGCCAGCGGCGCCAGCCGCCGCTACGGCTCCGGTCTCCGCGCCAACAGCGCCTGCAGCATCCGCCGCGCCAGCGGCGGCCAGGCAGGAGGCCGCCGCGGCGGCCACGGCCGTGCGCCCCGCAGTGCTGCCGCAGTTTGCGCCGCAGCCGGTTCTGAGCCACGAGGAACAGAACAATTTCGAGCTCATTCAGGAAGTGCCGCTCGACCTTTCGGTGGAAGTGGGCAGGTCGCGCAAGCTGGTGCGCGAGATACTGGATTTTGCCGTGGGTTCCATCATCGAGCTGGACAAGCAGGCGGGCGATCCGGTGGATATCATCGTCAACGGCCAACTGATTGCGCAGGGGGAAGTGGTGGTCATTGATGAAAATTTTGGTGTACGCATCACCGAGATCATCGGCAAACAATCCAAAGCCTAA